Proteins found in one Amycolatopsis umgeniensis genomic segment:
- a CDS encoding LuxR C-terminal-related transcriptional regulator, translating to MDTETRQITVAVHAPDPITTAGLASQLGTQQGIDIRDWEQRAETDVLVFAAEWLTPEIVLWLRRLASEDGKPVVLVVSQISEAELVPAIECRVVAVLPRSATTGERLAHAVRAAASGGGVLPPSLLGELLKHVERLQREVLDPMGVNTAGLTTREIDVLRLMADGKDTVEIAGELCYSERSVKHIIQGITGRLKLKNRPHAVAYAVRAGVI from the coding sequence GTGGACACGGAAACCCGACAGATCACCGTGGCGGTGCACGCGCCCGATCCGATCACCACGGCAGGCCTGGCCAGTCAGCTGGGCACGCAGCAGGGGATCGACATCCGGGACTGGGAGCAACGCGCCGAGACCGACGTACTGGTGTTCGCCGCCGAGTGGCTGACGCCCGAGATCGTGCTGTGGCTGCGACGGCTGGCCTCCGAGGACGGCAAGCCGGTGGTGCTCGTGGTGAGCCAGATCAGCGAGGCTGAACTGGTCCCCGCGATCGAATGCCGGGTGGTCGCGGTCCTGCCGCGTTCGGCGACGACCGGCGAGCGGCTCGCCCACGCCGTCCGCGCGGCGGCCTCCGGCGGCGGGGTCCTCCCGCCGAGCCTGCTCGGCGAACTGCTCAAGCACGTCGAGCGGCTGCAACGCGAGGTGCTCGACCCGATGGGCGTCAACACCGCCGGGCTCACCACACGCGAGATCGACGTGCTGCGCCTGATGGCCGACGGCAAGGACACCGTCGAGATCGCGGGCGAGCTCTGCTACTCGGAACGCAGCGTGAAGCACATCATCCAAGGGATCACCGGACGCCTGAAACTGAAGAACCGGCCGCACGCCGTCGCGTACGCCGTCCGGGCCGGGGTCATCTAG
- a CDS encoding BTAD domain-containing putative transcriptional regulator, producing MDEVPSLTVRLLGGSPARHGSGEIALGPAQRQAVFAALALHAGQFVSRKDIIDAVWGERPPDSATGIVYTYVSALRRALEPVGEPLVATRAGYSLDLPRQQVDVHVFEAELERARTHRLAGAPHRELESLRSALGQWRGSALNGIPGPFAETQRARLNELRMGALERQAEVALHLGGYRELVGELAVLVERHPLREGLHRMLVTALFRSGRQAEALAAFDSARETIIEQSGLEPGPELLALRQRVLDGDPSLHHQDQPERHKPTQALPERPSAFVGREFELGRLRRRLSALLDEGRGGTVWLDGEAGSGKSAFLAEALATARNRTNWVEADELTSAVPLSLIADCLGGEALDKLSKTVTELCETGPRVLVFEDLHWADEESLLAWQQLHRLTAHLPLLLIGSARPLPQRRTLDVLRSRLDGEIISLPPFDGPAVTALAEETLARDPGEDFLGFAAEYTAGNAAYLCELFAEFADGRDLATTPHSRAAAVVEDHLATLSVAGKRTLTSAALLGSSFTVADLAGVTGRELRVLIEEVEEALAARVLETEGDRLRFRVPLVRSVFAANTPPAIRAVLHQEIAATMAGSGAPADRVAEQLLQVGDELTARWIPQWVLDNVGALSTGPAVELLHLLSHQRNLTEEQHQSLAGELAALLLPETDAVPFSPATRHLGAAQPWCAPLHALTRVRNQDATRTS from the coding sequence ATGGACGAGGTTCCCTCGCTGACGGTGCGGCTGCTGGGCGGTTCCCCTGCCCGGCACGGCTCCGGCGAGATCGCCCTCGGTCCCGCCCAGCGGCAAGCGGTCTTCGCCGCGCTCGCCCTGCACGCCGGCCAGTTCGTCTCCCGCAAGGACATCATCGACGCCGTCTGGGGTGAACGGCCCCCCGACAGCGCCACCGGAATCGTGTACACCTACGTCTCCGCGCTGCGCCGCGCGCTGGAACCCGTGGGCGAGCCGCTCGTCGCCACCCGCGCCGGCTACAGCCTCGACCTGCCCAGACAGCAGGTGGACGTCCACGTCTTCGAAGCCGAGCTGGAACGGGCCCGCACGCATCGGCTCGCGGGCGCGCCCCACCGGGAGCTGGAGTCGCTGCGTTCCGCGCTCGGGCAATGGCGGGGTTCCGCGCTCAACGGCATCCCCGGCCCGTTCGCCGAAACCCAGCGCGCCCGGCTGAACGAACTGCGCATGGGCGCGCTCGAACGCCAAGCCGAGGTCGCGCTGCACCTGGGCGGCTATCGCGAACTCGTGGGCGAGCTGGCCGTGCTGGTCGAACGTCATCCGTTGCGCGAAGGTCTGCACCGCATGCTGGTCACCGCGTTGTTCCGGTCCGGCAGGCAGGCCGAGGCGCTGGCCGCGTTCGACAGCGCCCGCGAGACGATCATCGAGCAATCCGGGCTCGAACCCGGTCCGGAACTGCTGGCCCTGCGGCAGCGGGTCCTGGACGGCGACCCGTCACTGCACCACCAGGACCAGCCCGAACGCCACAAGCCGACGCAGGCGCTGCCCGAACGGCCGTCCGCGTTCGTCGGCCGCGAGTTCGAACTGGGCCGGTTGCGCCGCCGGCTGTCCGCCCTGCTGGACGAGGGCCGCGGCGGGACGGTGTGGCTGGACGGCGAGGCGGGCAGCGGCAAGAGCGCGTTCCTGGCGGAAGCCCTCGCGACGGCGAGAAACCGGACAAACTGGGTCGAAGCCGATGAACTGACCAGCGCGGTCCCGCTGAGCCTCATCGCCGACTGCCTCGGCGGCGAAGCGCTCGACAAGCTCAGCAAGACGGTCACCGAGCTGTGCGAGACCGGGCCGCGGGTACTGGTCTTCGAGGATCTGCATTGGGCCGACGAGGAAAGCCTGCTCGCCTGGCAGCAGCTCCACCGGCTCACCGCGCATCTGCCCTTGCTGCTGATCGGCTCCGCGCGCCCGCTCCCCCAGCGCCGCACGCTCGACGTCCTCCGCTCGCGTCTCGACGGCGAGATCATCTCGCTGCCGCCGTTCGACGGCCCGGCCGTCACCGCGCTCGCCGAGGAGACCCTGGCCAGGGATCCCGGCGAGGACTTCCTCGGATTCGCCGCCGAGTACACCGCGGGCAACGCCGCTTACCTGTGCGAGCTGTTCGCCGAGTTCGCCGACGGCCGCGATCTGGCCACCACTCCGCACAGCCGGGCCGCCGCCGTGGTGGAAGATCATCTCGCCACGCTTTCCGTCGCGGGCAAGCGAACGCTGACTTCGGCCGCGTTGCTCGGCTCGTCGTTCACCGTCGCCGACCTCGCCGGTGTCACCGGCCGCGAGCTGCGGGTGCTCATCGAAGAGGTCGAGGAGGCGCTCGCCGCGCGCGTGCTGGAAACCGAAGGGGATCGCCTGCGGTTCCGCGTCCCCCTGGTGCGCTCGGTGTTCGCCGCGAACACCCCGCCCGCCATCCGCGCCGTGCTGCACCAGGAGATCGCCGCGACCATGGCCGGTTCCGGCGCGCCAGCGGACCGCGTCGCCGAGCAGTTGCTGCAGGTGGGCGACGAGCTGACGGCGCGCTGGATCCCGCAATGGGTGCTCGACAACGTCGGCGCGCTGTCCACCGGGCCCGCGGTCGAACTGCTCCACCTGCTTTCGCACCAACGGAACCTCACCGAGGAACAGCACCAGAGCCTGGCGGGCGAACTCGCCGCGCTCCTGCTGCCCGAAACGGACGCCGTACCCTTCTCTCCCGCGACACGCCACCTGGGGGCCGCCCAGCCCTGGTGCGCGCCGCTGCACGCGCTCACCCGGGTGCGCAACCAGGACGCCACGCGCACGTCCTAA
- a CDS encoding ATP-binding protein, giving the protein MRTSWRPSRLKMADVDEVTEQILERVTGTGAPCVWVTGPAGAGRTTLLARLCERLSASGQGVSSVRFTQDGDLAPGGFPWPVPATGAADDLAVAGRAARSVAAPILGGGRHVLMLDDTQWMGRDSLAVLDALIRRLDGTSARVVCTTRTPVRDVAEGLAMVRRLRADGLVHPVRLLPLKADEITRPVVEELGAVPSASLRDRLHELSRGVPAALHQALDLLRAQGAIRIVDRRAYLVPGTVVPLRSVHLDRERLAVAKAAAVLHPLGEAMPSLISGVLAQDPAETLAALEVLRADGVLHRGRGWRFTVPVVAYALIAELGPFERRRFSAAAVTALWNGTAYTSDPYYLADRIAEAGKLIDPRRALAELLDNAAFLPDDQTTRGARWLRAAVELTEDRPQRARVTLLHTMWCHLNGDHEQSLAGTRRLLEEFPDRLSADAAQEAQSIAVCALHNSGNTAELARIATNPPEWSVASSAIALSLLDRWAEAAELLAENDSWRTESTVSAMLGELFGGLAELWTGRSARFGANLTERERWPLRTARRPRNDQITSYVTALLVLGERARAEKLLADEVFPETGLRDSERSMLAAMRGDSSRAVDFAHRSVADRSRRGYDTGSAAMHLSTVSVLLSQGRFTAARELLTAARATAPMLAHLLDIAEARVDTALGETDRAARRLHAATCGLAVGTDIAWADLAELALRKNDRAGAKKALDALEDLASAMPTGRVLLHRHLVRACLGHESDGECLWLARERAQPLELVIAAERLVRHGATDPKVLTEVYEVLGSMDALLYRARLRNLMRENGIETPGGPEETVAENEHLLALLAGEGLTNEQLATALQTSQKSVEGRLSLLFTRTGYRSRIELATALLNGRYAS; this is encoded by the coding sequence ATGCGCACGTCGTGGCGGCCTTCCCGGCTCAAGATGGCGGACGTGGACGAGGTGACCGAGCAGATCCTGGAGCGTGTCACCGGCACGGGCGCCCCCTGCGTTTGGGTGACCGGACCGGCGGGCGCCGGCCGGACCACGCTGCTCGCCCGGCTGTGTGAGCGGCTTTCCGCGTCCGGGCAAGGGGTTTCGAGCGTGCGCTTCACGCAGGACGGCGATCTGGCGCCCGGCGGCTTTCCCTGGCCCGTACCGGCGACGGGCGCGGCCGACGATCTCGCGGTGGCCGGACGGGCGGCGCGATCCGTGGCCGCGCCGATCCTCGGCGGTGGCAGGCACGTGCTGATGCTCGACGACACCCAGTGGATGGGCCGCGATTCCCTCGCCGTCCTGGACGCCTTGATCCGCCGCCTCGACGGCACCTCGGCCCGAGTGGTCTGTACCACCCGTACCCCGGTCCGCGACGTGGCCGAAGGGCTCGCCATGGTGCGGCGGCTGCGGGCCGACGGGCTGGTGCATCCGGTACGGCTGCTGCCGTTGAAGGCCGACGAGATCACGCGACCGGTCGTCGAAGAGCTGGGCGCCGTACCGAGCGCTTCGCTGCGGGACCGGCTGCACGAACTCAGCCGGGGAGTGCCCGCCGCACTGCACCAGGCGCTGGACCTGCTGCGCGCGCAGGGCGCCATCCGGATCGTCGACCGGCGCGCGTATCTCGTCCCCGGCACCGTGGTCCCGCTGCGGTCCGTGCACCTGGACCGCGAGCGGCTCGCTGTCGCGAAGGCGGCCGCCGTCCTGCACCCGCTCGGCGAGGCGATGCCGTCGCTGATCAGCGGGGTGCTGGCGCAGGATCCCGCGGAAACCCTTGCGGCGCTGGAAGTCCTGCGCGCCGACGGGGTGCTGCACCGCGGCCGCGGATGGCGGTTCACCGTACCGGTGGTGGCTTACGCGCTGATCGCCGAACTCGGGCCTTTCGAGCGGCGGAGGTTCTCCGCGGCCGCCGTCACCGCGTTGTGGAACGGGACCGCGTACACGTCGGACCCGTACTATCTCGCCGACCGGATCGCCGAGGCGGGCAAGCTGATCGACCCGCGGCGCGCCCTCGCCGAGCTGCTCGACAACGCGGCCTTCCTGCCCGACGACCAGACCACCCGCGGCGCGCGGTGGCTGCGCGCCGCCGTCGAGCTGACCGAAGACCGGCCGCAACGGGCGAGGGTGACCCTCCTCCACACGATGTGGTGCCATCTCAACGGCGATCACGAACAGAGCCTCGCGGGAACGCGGCGGCTGCTGGAGGAATTCCCCGACCGCCTTTCCGCCGACGCCGCGCAGGAAGCCCAGTCGATCGCCGTCTGCGCGCTGCACAACTCCGGCAACACGGCCGAACTGGCGAGGATCGCCACGAACCCGCCGGAATGGTCGGTGGCGTCGAGCGCGATCGCGCTGAGCCTGCTCGACCGATGGGCCGAAGCGGCCGAACTGCTGGCGGAGAACGACTCGTGGCGGACCGAATCGACGGTTTCCGCGATGCTGGGCGAACTCTTCGGCGGTCTGGCCGAACTCTGGACCGGCCGGTCCGCGCGGTTCGGCGCGAACCTGACCGAACGCGAGCGGTGGCCGTTGAGGACGGCGAGGCGGCCCAGGAACGACCAGATCACGTCGTATGTCACCGCGCTGCTGGTGCTGGGCGAACGGGCGCGCGCGGAAAAGCTGCTCGCCGACGAGGTCTTCCCGGAGACAGGCCTGCGCGACAGCGAACGTTCGATGCTCGCGGCCATGCGCGGCGACTCCTCGCGCGCGGTCGACTTCGCCCACCGCAGCGTGGCCGACCGGTCGCGGCGCGGCTACGACACCGGCTCGGCCGCGATGCACCTCTCGACCGTGTCGGTCCTGCTGTCGCAGGGACGGTTCACCGCGGCGCGGGAACTGCTGACCGCCGCCCGCGCCACGGCACCGATGCTGGCGCATCTGCTGGACATCGCGGAAGCCCGCGTCGACACCGCGTTGGGCGAAACCGACCGCGCCGCCAGACGCCTGCACGCGGCGACCTGCGGTTTGGCTGTCGGCACGGACATCGCCTGGGCCGATCTCGCCGAACTGGCGTTGCGGAAGAACGACCGGGCCGGCGCGAAGAAGGCCCTCGACGCGCTGGAAGACCTCGCTTCCGCGATGCCGACCGGACGGGTGCTGCTGCATCGTCACCTGGTCCGGGCCTGCCTCGGCCACGAATCCGACGGCGAATGCCTCTGGCTGGCCCGCGAACGCGCGCAGCCGCTCGAACTGGTCATCGCGGCCGAACGCCTGGTGCGCCACGGCGCGACGGATCCGAAGGTGCTCACCGAGGTGTACGAGGTTCTCGGCTCGATGGACGCGCTGCTGTACCGCGCGCGGCTGCGGAACCTGATGCGGGAGAACGGGATCGAGACACCCGGCGGTCCGGAAGAGACGGTCGCCGAGAACGAGCACCTGCTGGCGCTGCTGGCGGGCGAAGGGCTGACGAACGAACAACTGGCGACGGCGCTGCAGACGAGCCAGAAAAGTGTGGAGGGGCGCTTGAGCCTGCTCTTCACGCGGACCGGCTACCGGTCCCGGATCGAACTGGCCACGGCGCTGCTGAACGGCCGATACGCCTCGTGA
- a CDS encoding BTAD domain-containing putative transcriptional regulator — protein sequence MTNGLRVELLGPPRAWLEDVELKLGPARQRAVFATLAARCGQSVSLGELIADVWGGSAPASATGSVHTYVSGLRGAIRKAGGAAHEMLHSSGSSYVLRLDREALDVRLSEQDAAEARRLLARADQRGAAARLTTALGRWRGEAYSGVPGPFAEAERVRLAELQLTATELRAAALLGLGDHRELVAELTALVQRHPLRESLHETLMRALHASGRQTEALTAYRDARRVLRDELGVEPGVPLRELHQRILDGTEKPVTGSKPVPVRVVPPPVAKAIERGGQGHLPGRTRQVERLDGFVTDLLAGRGRPVWLEGEPGIGKSELLIAGLASAGARGCQLAWTAADELQQRFPLQVIMECLGVHHGAADPAKAKLAGELHAEPAHGNWGPTDPILSTVDKLLALVDETCAAGPLVLVIDDLHWADEASVLLWQRLAAATRQLPLLLVAATRTGHGRRDLAQLRRGIEARDGAIMPVEVLTEDEVTAVFEVILAAKLGPSLRPLVRRAAGNPLYAREIAHDLVRTGSLRIKAGVAEVTLNGTENAPRSLLAAVGRTLECLDPATTDILRTASLLGAEFAVEDLAALAGKSPLEVLQDLEPATTAGVIEYAGDKLAFHHPFQRQALYGGIAEPVRAALHRRAAEALARGGAPIKRVAEQLAAEPVPVDPWLVGWLTDNHIAVSNRAPHIAADLLRGALDSTVPTREQRETLIAALVRVLFRLEQDPEAEAEQAVKTVGDKADLAQMRHVLAALRYRRGDTPGAIEALADTADDPSMPELWRTSTRTLLANFRRGTLDDLDETERIARGLYVEAVEAGGRYPAAHAQQTLWLVHSIRREHDKALAAIDAALETTGDEAGLATLRFDLLDNRLFTLQNLDRLDEADATLHAGYETAARHGLPTGPQVSAAVHYYWTGRWDEALAELDSVTEDGPAITFYGVREPGAAALLLHGVAALIAGHRNERVSVRAHLEAAEAHSPSNSAERESCDFYLAAQAMAAEQRDRLGDALRLFAPVLRPDYARMMLRHQWLPDVVRIALAAGNEDVAREALAVCVEEASQETVPARAAAAAARCRALIDGDPEGVLAAADHYREVRRPIELAASLEDAAELLGRAGYLEAATQSLTEACEVLGPVGAIWNIRRAESRLRRYGVLSRAEQGPRHAGALSPLELRVARLVAAKLSNPEIAAELSLPRRTVQSLVSRVLTKLHADSRLTVGDQLPRRLA from the coding sequence GTGACGAACGGGCTGCGCGTCGAGCTGCTCGGGCCGCCTCGTGCCTGGCTCGAAGACGTCGAGCTGAAGCTCGGGCCCGCCCGTCAGCGCGCGGTTTTCGCCACCCTGGCGGCGCGCTGCGGCCAGTCCGTCTCACTCGGCGAACTGATCGCCGACGTCTGGGGCGGATCGGCGCCCGCCAGCGCCACCGGCAGTGTCCACACCTACGTTTCCGGTCTGCGCGGGGCGATCCGCAAGGCGGGCGGCGCCGCGCACGAAATGCTGCATTCGTCCGGATCGAGCTACGTGCTGCGGCTGGACCGCGAGGCGCTCGACGTCCGACTGTCCGAACAGGACGCCGCCGAGGCCCGCCGCCTGCTCGCCCGCGCGGACCAGCGTGGCGCGGCCGCGCGGCTCACCACCGCGCTCGGCCGCTGGCGCGGCGAGGCCTATTCCGGCGTACCGGGCCCGTTCGCCGAAGCAGAACGCGTCCGCCTCGCGGAACTCCAGCTGACCGCCACCGAACTGCGGGCCGCGGCCCTGCTCGGCCTCGGCGACCACCGTGAACTGGTCGCCGAGCTGACGGCCTTGGTCCAGCGGCATCCGTTGCGCGAGTCACTGCACGAGACGCTCATGCGCGCCCTGCACGCGAGCGGGCGGCAGACCGAAGCGCTGACCGCCTACCGCGACGCCCGGCGCGTGCTCCGTGACGAACTCGGCGTCGAGCCCGGCGTCCCGCTGCGCGAACTGCACCAGCGGATCCTCGACGGCACCGAAAAACCTGTCACCGGATCGAAACCCGTTCCGGTCCGCGTCGTGCCGCCACCGGTGGCCAAGGCGATCGAACGCGGCGGCCAGGGTCATCTGCCCGGCCGGACCCGTCAGGTCGAACGCCTGGACGGGTTCGTCACGGACCTGCTCGCCGGCCGCGGCCGTCCGGTCTGGCTCGAAGGCGAACCGGGGATCGGCAAATCGGAACTGCTGATCGCCGGGCTGGCGAGCGCCGGGGCGCGCGGCTGCCAGCTCGCCTGGACCGCGGCCGACGAGCTCCAGCAACGGTTCCCGCTGCAGGTGATCATGGAATGCCTCGGCGTGCACCACGGCGCCGCGGATCCGGCCAAGGCCAAACTGGCCGGTGAGCTGCACGCCGAGCCCGCGCACGGGAACTGGGGCCCCACCGACCCGATCCTGTCCACTGTGGACAAACTGCTGGCGCTGGTCGACGAGACCTGCGCGGCCGGCCCGCTGGTGCTGGTGATCGACGACCTCCACTGGGCCGACGAGGCCAGCGTGCTGCTGTGGCAACGCCTCGCCGCCGCCACCCGCCAGCTGCCGCTGCTGCTGGTCGCCGCCACGCGCACCGGGCACGGCCGCCGGGATCTGGCCCAGCTGCGTCGCGGGATCGAGGCGAGGGACGGCGCGATCATGCCGGTCGAGGTCCTGACCGAAGACGAGGTCACCGCCGTCTTCGAGGTGATCCTCGCGGCGAAACTGGGGCCGAGCCTGCGCCCGCTGGTCCGGCGCGCGGCCGGGAACCCGCTCTACGCCAGGGAAATCGCGCACGACCTGGTCCGCACCGGCTCGCTGCGGATCAAGGCGGGCGTGGCCGAGGTGACGCTGAACGGCACCGAGAACGCGCCGCGGTCGCTGCTGGCGGCGGTGGGCCGCACCCTGGAATGCCTCGACCCGGCCACGACCGACATCCTGCGCACCGCCTCGCTGCTGGGCGCGGAGTTCGCGGTCGAGGACCTCGCCGCGCTGGCGGGCAAGAGCCCGCTGGAGGTTCTGCAGGACCTCGAACCGGCCACCACGGCGGGGGTGATCGAGTACGCGGGCGACAAACTCGCCTTCCACCATCCTTTCCAGCGGCAGGCGCTCTACGGCGGCATCGCCGAGCCGGTCCGCGCGGCACTGCACCGCCGCGCCGCCGAGGCGCTCGCGCGCGGGGGCGCGCCGATCAAACGGGTCGCCGAGCAGCTGGCGGCCGAGCCGGTGCCGGTCGACCCGTGGCTGGTCGGCTGGCTCACCGACAACCACATCGCGGTGTCCAACCGCGCCCCGCATATCGCGGCCGACCTCCTCCGCGGCGCGCTCGACAGCACGGTGCCCACCCGCGAGCAGCGGGAGACGCTGATCGCCGCGCTGGTGCGCGTGCTGTTCCGGCTCGAACAGGATCCGGAGGCCGAGGCCGAGCAGGCGGTGAAGACGGTCGGCGACAAGGCGGATCTGGCGCAGATGCGGCATGTCCTCGCCGCGCTGCGGTACCGCCGTGGCGACACCCCCGGCGCGATCGAGGCGCTCGCCGACACGGCGGACGATCCGTCCATGCCGGAACTGTGGCGGACCAGCACCCGCACCCTGCTCGCCAACTTCCGGCGCGGCACCCTCGACGATCTCGACGAGACCGAACGGATCGCGCGCGGCCTGTACGTCGAGGCCGTCGAGGCGGGCGGGCGCTATCCCGCAGCGCACGCGCAGCAGACGCTGTGGCTCGTGCACTCGATCCGCCGCGAGCACGACAAGGCGCTGGCGGCGATCGACGCCGCGCTCGAGACCACCGGCGACGAAGCCGGCCTGGCGACGCTGCGGTTCGACCTGCTCGACAACCGCCTCTTCACTCTGCAGAACCTCGACCGGCTCGACGAAGCCGACGCCACGCTGCACGCCGGATACGAAACGGCGGCGCGACACGGGCTGCCGACCGGTCCGCAGGTCTCGGCGGCCGTGCACTACTACTGGACAGGCCGCTGGGACGAGGCGCTGGCCGAACTGGACTCGGTCACCGAGGACGGCCCGGCCATCACTTTCTACGGCGTGCGCGAGCCGGGTGCCGCCGCCCTGCTGTTGCACGGGGTCGCCGCCCTCATCGCGGGCCACCGGAACGAACGCGTCTCCGTCCGGGCTCATCTGGAAGCGGCCGAGGCACACTCGCCGTCGAACTCCGCCGAGCGTGAGAGCTGCGACTTCTATCTCGCGGCCCAGGCGATGGCCGCCGAACAGCGCGACCGGCTCGGAGACGCCCTGCGGCTGTTCGCCCCGGTGCTGCGCCCCGACTACGCGCGGATGATGCTGCGCCACCAATGGCTGCCCGACGTCGTCCGGATCGCGCTCGCGGCCGGGAACGAAGACGTCGCGAGGGAAGCGCTCGCCGTCTGCGTGGAGGAGGCGAGTCAGGAGACCGTGCCCGCCAGGGCCGCCGCGGCCGCCGCCCGGTGCCGCGCGCTGATCGACGGCGATCCGGAAGGCGTGCTGGCCGCGGCCGATCACTACCGCGAAGTCCGCCGCCCGATCGAACTCGCGGCCTCGCTGGAGGACGCCGCCGAACTCCTCGGCCGCGCCGGCTACCTCGAAGCGGCCACCCAGTCGCTCACCGAGGCGTGCGAAGTGCTCGGGCCGGTCGGCGCCATCTGGAACATCCGCCGGGCGGAAAGCAGGCTGCGCCGCTACGGCGTGCTGAGCAGGGCTGAGCAGGGCCCCCGGCACGCCGGGGCGTTGTCGCCGCTGGAACTGCGGGTCGCGCGGCTGGTGGCGGCGAAACTGTCCAATCCGGAGATCGCCGCGGAGCTGAGCCTGCCGAGGCGGACGGTGCAGTCGCTCGTTTCGCGCGTGCTGACCAAACTGCACGCCGATTCCCGGCTGACCGTCGGCGACCAGTTGCCGAGACGGCTCGCGTGA
- a CDS encoding LuxR C-terminal-related transcriptional regulator — protein sequence MSAPDIRVAVYTADPLTLAGLVGMLSRAAALEVVPPGVRGADVLVAAEDPADHELPVLRRAVTEQGVLPGVLIAGPLPPAGYRSAATSGVRCALPRLEVRPERLIAEVTSARTAVATSAVRLAAGYDALVSGPDEPSRFHEREIRVLRMIAEGRDTAEIGEAMGYSQRTIKNILHQAQHRLALRNRAEAVAAAIRAGLI from the coding sequence GTGAGCGCGCCGGACATCCGGGTGGCGGTCTACACGGCCGACCCGCTGACCCTGGCGGGGCTGGTGGGCATGCTGTCGCGGGCGGCGGCACTCGAGGTCGTGCCGCCCGGCGTCCGGGGCGCGGACGTGCTGGTGGCCGCCGAGGATCCGGCCGACCACGAACTCCCCGTCCTCCGGCGTGCGGTGACCGAACAAGGCGTCCTGCCCGGCGTGCTGATCGCCGGCCCGCTGCCCCCGGCGGGCTACCGCTCGGCCGCGACCTCCGGGGTGCGCTGCGCCCTGCCGCGGCTGGAGGTCCGGCCGGAACGGCTGATCGCGGAGGTCACGTCCGCGCGGACGGCTGTCGCGACCTCCGCCGTCCGGCTGGCCGCCGGATACGACGCCCTGGTGAGCGGCCCGGACGAGCCCTCGCGGTTCCACGAACGCGAGATCCGCGTCTTGCGGATGATCGCGGAGGGCAGGGACACCGCGGAGATCGGCGAGGCGATGGGCTACTCCCAGCGCACCATCAAGAACATCCTGCACCAGGCCCAGCACCGGCTGGCGCTGCGGAACCGGGCGGAAGCGGTGGCCGCGGCCATCCGGGCCGGGCTGATCTGA
- a CDS encoding ABC transporter substrate-binding protein has product MTRLLAGLAAFALLLSGCSGKPAETGGPIKLTVATFGEFGYEKLFQDYEKAHPGITVEGRVADFETHHRQLATGLGAGRGGADVVAIEEQYLPKFRQSTDKFTDLSEFGAQGLRANWPGWKWDQGTANDGKFVMGLGTDMGSLALCYRRDLFANAGLPADRDQVAALWPTWEKFAETGEKFSSRAQGVKFADSAGTIYTAMLNQAQENYFAKDDAFIGDTNPNVRKAFDLAGGMALKKETAAVTTFTQPWTVAIKQSRFAAITCPAWMLTQIEEAGGPELAGKWDVTSIPGKAGNWGGSFLTVPKQGAHRKEAYDLAVWLTAPEQQKRIFLESGLLPSALGAYQDGAVLSHTSKYFSDAPIGKIFAASAEALRPNYRGLRDGEVRPVYGHALGRVEEGRQALDQAWDQASTEGRAAAAK; this is encoded by the coding sequence ATGACCCGCCTGCTGGCCGGATTGGCGGCCTTCGCGCTGCTGCTCAGCGGCTGTTCGGGAAAGCCGGCGGAAACCGGCGGCCCGATCAAGCTGACCGTCGCCACCTTCGGCGAGTTCGGGTACGAGAAGCTCTTCCAGGACTACGAGAAGGCGCATCCGGGGATCACGGTCGAAGGCCGGGTCGCCGACTTCGAGACGCACCACCGTCAGCTCGCCACCGGCCTCGGCGCCGGACGCGGCGGCGCGGACGTGGTGGCGATCGAGGAGCAGTACCTCCCCAAGTTCCGCCAGTCGACGGACAAGTTCACCGATCTGTCCGAATTCGGCGCGCAGGGCCTCCGGGCGAACTGGCCCGGCTGGAAATGGGACCAGGGCACCGCGAACGACGGCAAGTTCGTGATGGGCCTCGGCACCGACATGGGCAGCCTCGCCCTCTGCTATCGCCGTGACCTGTTCGCGAACGCCGGTCTGCCCGCCGATCGCGACCAGGTGGCCGCGCTGTGGCCGACCTGGGAGAAGTTCGCCGAAACCGGGGAGAAGTTCAGCTCGAGGGCGCAGGGCGTCAAGTTCGCCGACTCGGCGGGGACCATCTACACGGCAATGCTCAACCAGGCTCAGGAGAACTACTTCGCCAAGGACGACGCGTTCATCGGCGACACGAACCCGAACGTGCGCAAGGCCTTCGACCTGGCGGGCGGGATGGCGCTGAAGAAGGAGACGGCCGCCGTCACCACCTTCACCCAGCCGTGGACGGTGGCGATCAAGCAGAGCCGGTTCGCCGCCATCACCTGCCCCGCCTGGATGCTCACCCAGATCGAAGAGGCGGGCGGCCCGGAACTGGCCGGCAAATGGGACGTCACCTCGATTCCCGGCAAGGCGGGCAACTGGGGCGGATCGTTCCTGACCGTCCCGAAGCAGGGCGCGCACCGCAAGGAGGCCTACGACCTCGCCGTCTGGCTCACCGCGCCGGAGCAGCAGAAACGGATCTTCCTCGAGAGCGGCCTGCTGCCGAGCGCGCTGGGCGCCTACCAGGACGGCGCCGTGCTTTCCCACACCAGCAAGTACTTCAGCGACGCGCCGATCGGCAAGATCTTCGCCGCGTCCGCCGAGGCACTGAGGCCGAACTACCGCGGGCTGCGCGACGGTGAGGTGCGGCCCGTGTACGGGCACGCGCTCGGCCGTGTCGAAGAGGGAAGACAAGCGCTCGACCAGGCCTGGGACCAGGCTTCGACCGAAGGCCGCGCCGCGGCCGCCAAGTGA